A genomic segment from Spinacia oleracea cultivar Varoflay chromosome 3, BTI_SOV_V1, whole genome shotgun sequence encodes:
- the LOC110791680 gene encoding U-box domain-containing protein 27, giving the protein MGKDELYMSVPSFFRCPISLDVMKSPVSLCTGVTYDRTSIQRWLDTGNNTCPATMQVLQTKDVVPNHTLQRLIQIWSNNNNHHPSHSLSSSSSSSSKFHSLSSALVSGLIKQLIAKEKEMGNDDAIDSILFQNVVSILFFASESSENRRNLASDKQFVDYLIRIVSSGSPDLNPDFLETVVKILHLIIAVTAVNDGGGHGNDKRSTSSCDLVSALARIVKSGRPSSRVAAAGVLETFSQDVETKKLVFDHREFGVELLKILKQGEFEEEMEKHAVLSCLISLSSPRRNRQKLVRAGGVKTVSEMISSNGNGNGNSNNTVELLFTLLGMLAGCTEGRAAISDDPNCVPMIINKLMKVSKTVNEHGVALLWSLCYLFRDQRVKEAVVKSNGGLTKILLLMQSDCSPAAKKMCCDLLRIFRVNSKSCLSSYDTKTTHIMPC; this is encoded by the coding sequence ATGGGCAAGGACGAATTATACATGAGTGTACCAAGTTTTTTCAGGTGTCCAATCTCACTGGATGTGATGAAATCTCCTGTGAGTCTGTGTACTGGTGTTACTTACGATCGCACCAGCATCCAACGCTGGCTTGACACCGGCAACAACACGTGTCCTGCTACTATGCAGGTTTTACAGACCAAGGATGTTGTCCCTAATCATACCCTTCAACGCCTCATTCAGATCTggtccaacaacaacaaccaccacccttctcactctctctcctcctcctcctcctcctcctccaaattccattctctctcctctgctctCGTCTCGGGTTTGATCAAACAGTTGATCGCAAAAGAGAAGGAAATGGGAAATGATGATGCAATTGATAGTATTTTGTTTCAGAATGTTGTCAGTATTCTGTTTTTCGCCTCCGAATCGTCAGAGAATCGTAGAAATTTGGCGTCTGATAAACAATTTGTTGATTACTTGATCCGAATTGTATCATCGGGAAGTCCGGATCTGAACCCTGACTTCCTCGAGACCGTGGTTAAGATACTCCATCTTATCATTGCCGTGACCGCGGTGAATGACGGTGGTGGTCACGGCAATGACAAAAGGAGTACCAGCAGCTGCGACCTGGTTTCGGCCCTGGCCCGGATCGTTAAATCCGGCCGTCCAAGTTCCAGGGTCGCAGCTGCTGGTGTACTTGAGACATTCTCTCAAGACGTCGAAACGAAGAAACTCGTGTTCGACCACCGAGAATTTGGGGTGGAGCTCTTAAAAATCCTTAAACAAGGGGAGTTTGAAGAAGAGATGGAGAAACATGCAGTGTTATCCTGCCTGATTTCCCTCTCCTCCCCTCGGCGCAACAGACAGAAGTTGGTCCGGGCGGGAGGAGTAAAAACCGTTAGCGAGATGATTTCCTCAAATGGTAACGGTAACGGTAACAGTAACAATACCGTTGAGCTCCTTTTCACCCTGCTAGGAATGCTAGCAGGGTGCACGGAGGGTCGAGCTGCTATCAGTGATGATCCGAATTGCGTACCAATGATAATCAACAAGTTGATGAAGGTTTCGAAAACGGTGAATGAGCATGGTGTTGCATTACTATGGAGTTTGTGTTACTTGTTTAGAGATCAGAGAGTTAAGGAAGCTGTTGTGAAAAGTAATGGTGGGTTAACAaagatattattgttgatgCAGAGTGATTGCTCCCCTGCTGCCAAGAAGATGTGCTGTGATTTGCTTAGGATTTTCAGGGTTAATTCCAAGTCTTGCCTCTCTAGTTATGATACTAAAACTACCCATATTATGCCATGTTAA